The Rhododendron vialii isolate Sample 1 chromosome 6a, ASM3025357v1 genome includes a window with the following:
- the LOC131329641 gene encoding zinc finger CCCH domain-containing protein 18-like isoform X2 — MRRVLRDLMTEKATRSRFRQIGSGRCEMDSFEASTIVFSRIRKLEPENVTNKIVGYLLLQDCRQEMIRLAFGPDHLITNLIHRIKIQLGLVSKPSVSIPMSPVPAPDLPFMRFSPVSSPTTLRLPNHYWESRVNPEPIHNPHFVPIAYSDSVPEDFRLENRSHFMRLEDQFEPFDLGNQSCARDFYNPEATFSRRHRSPTEFPIKVCHYFNKGFCKHGSNCRYFHGNPFLDSFYQMFSPRPNEFDSEDQVFSPRSLEKLEYEISELLKSRRGNPVSIASLPMLYYEKYGRTLQAEGYLTESQRHGKAGFSLTKLLARLNNSVRLIDRPHGQHSVVLAEDVPKYMENCGERNDPGQIVSGSRQIYLTFPSESTFTEEDVSNYFDSFGPVEDVRIPCQQKRMFGFVTFVSADTVRMILSRGNPHYVCGARVLVKPYREKSKLFDRKYPEKLEHQMSQNSLYFDMDSEIHPRWESSRLMREPFMDENEHGLEVQTRRLSGLQLSRRPLANQESYFGYSMDELKASEGLIYSEVQIPIRTILYADHSKFSSAERFNHLLDVHCEPTSDDDPKLIRTIHTDQESQGVNLPESPFASPIVSSISTVLI, encoded by the exons ATGAGAAGAGTCTTACGTGATCTGATGACCGAAAAAGCGACTAGATCCCGGTTCAGACAAATTGG GAGTGGGAGATGTGAGATGGACTCTTTTGAGGCTTCAACCATCGTCTTTAGTAGGATCAGGAAGTTAGAGCCAGAGAATGTAACAAACAAGATTGTAGGGTATCTCCTTTTACAAGACTGTCGCCAAGAAATGATTCGACTGGCTTTCGGTCCGGACCATCTAATCACAAATTTGATTCACAGAATCAAAATCCAGCTCGGGCTAGTGTCGAAACCATCTGTTTCCATCCCAATGAGCCCGGTTCCTGCTCCGGATCTTCCATTTATGCGTTTCTCACCGGTTTCATCCCCTACAACATTAAGGTTACCAAATCACTACTGGGAATCCCGAGTAAATCCGGAGCCCATACATAATCCACATTTTGTACCCATTGCCTATTCTGATTCAGTTCCTGAAGATTTTAGGCTCGAAAATCGGTCCCATTTCATGAGATTGGAGGATCAGTTCGAGCCATTTGATTTAGGAAATCAATCATGTGCAAGGGACTTTTATAACCCAGAAGCTACATTCTCAAGAAGACATCGGTCTCCAACCGAATTCCCAATCAAAGTTTGTCACTATTTTAATAAGGGGTTTTGCAAGCATGGAAGTAATTGTAGGTACTTTCACGGGAACCCTTTTCTGGATAGCTTCTACCAGATGTTTAGTCCTCGTCCAAATGAATTTGACAGTGAAGACCAGGTGTTTTCACCTCGGTCGCTTGAAAAGTTGGAATATGAGATTTCTGAGCTGTTGAAATCCAGAAGAGGGAATCCTGTTTCAATCGCGTCGCTTCCCATGTTGTACTATGAGAAGTATGGGAGGACTCTTCAGGCTGAAGGGTACCTCACTGAAAGCCAGAGGCATGGGAAAGCTGGTTTTAGTTTGACGAAGCTCCTCGCCCGGTTGAACAACAGTGTTCGGTTGATTGACAG ACCTCATGGGCAGCATTCAGTTGTTTTAGCGGAAGATGTGCCAAAATATATGGAAAACTGTGGTGAAAGAAATGACCCAGGCCAGATAGTTAGTGGATCACGACAGATATATCTGACTTTTCCGTCTGAAAGCACGTTCACAGAGGAAGATGTCTCCAACTACTTTGA TTCCTTTGGGCCAGTTGAAGATGTGAGGATTCCTTGCCAACAGAAACGGATGTTTGGGTTCGTGACGTTTGTTAGTGCAGATACTGTGAGAATGATTCTGTCAAGGGGAAATCCGCATTATGTTTGTGGTGCTCGTGTTCTTGTAAAACCGTATCGGGAAAAATCGAAGCTTTTTGACAG GAAATACCCAGAGAAACTGGAGCATCAGATGAGTCAGAATTCGCTCTATTTTGACATGGATTCCGAGATTCACCCTA GATGGGAATCCTCAAGATTGATGAGGGAGCCGTTTATGGATGAGAATGAACATGGCCTTGAAGTTCAGACAAGGAGACTGTCAGGGCTGCAGTTATCACGAAGACCTCTGGCCAACCAAGAGTCCTATTTTGGCTACTCCATGGACGAGCTCAAAGCTTCAGAAGGTTTAATTTACTCAGAAG TTCAGATTCCTATTCGAACCATTTTGTATGCAGATCATTCTAAGTTTTCATCAGCAGAACGTTTCAACCATCTGCTCGATGTTCATTGTGAGCCCACGAGTGATGATGATCCCAAGCTCATAAGAACCATTCACACTGACCAGGAGAG
- the LOC131329641 gene encoding zinc finger CCCH domain-containing protein 18-like isoform X5, with protein MRRVLRDLMTEKATRSRFRQIGSGRCEMDSFEASTIVFSRIRKLEPENVTNKIVGYLLLQDCRQEMIRLAFGPDHLITNLIHRIKIQLGLVSKPSVSIPMSPVPAPDLPFMRFSPVSSPTTLRLPNHYWESRVNPEPIHNPHFVPIAYSDSVPEDFRLENRSHFMRLEDQFEPFDLGNQSCARDFYNPEATFSRRHRSPTEFPIKVCHYFNKGFCKHGSNCRYFHGNPFLDSFYQMFSPRPNEFDSEDQVFSPRSLEKLEYEISELLKSRRGNPVSIASLPMLYYEKYGRTLQAEGYLTESQRHGKAGFSLTKLLARLNNSVRLIDRPHGQHSVVLAEDVPKYMENCGERNDPGQIVSGSRQIYLTFPSESTFTEEDVSNYFDSFGPVEDVRIPCQQKRMFGFVTFVSADTVRMILSRGNPHYVCGARVLVKPYREKSKLFDRKYPEKLEHQMSQNSLYFDMDSEIHPRWESSRLMREPFMDENEHGLEVQTRRLSGLQLSRRPLANQESYFGYSMDELKASEGLIYSEDHSKFSSAERFNHLLDVHCEPTSDDDPKLIRTIHTDQESQGVNLPESPFASPIVSSISTVLI; from the exons ATGAGAAGAGTCTTACGTGATCTGATGACCGAAAAAGCGACTAGATCCCGGTTCAGACAAATTGG GAGTGGGAGATGTGAGATGGACTCTTTTGAGGCTTCAACCATCGTCTTTAGTAGGATCAGGAAGTTAGAGCCAGAGAATGTAACAAACAAGATTGTAGGGTATCTCCTTTTACAAGACTGTCGCCAAGAAATGATTCGACTGGCTTTCGGTCCGGACCATCTAATCACAAATTTGATTCACAGAATCAAAATCCAGCTCGGGCTAGTGTCGAAACCATCTGTTTCCATCCCAATGAGCCCGGTTCCTGCTCCGGATCTTCCATTTATGCGTTTCTCACCGGTTTCATCCCCTACAACATTAAGGTTACCAAATCACTACTGGGAATCCCGAGTAAATCCGGAGCCCATACATAATCCACATTTTGTACCCATTGCCTATTCTGATTCAGTTCCTGAAGATTTTAGGCTCGAAAATCGGTCCCATTTCATGAGATTGGAGGATCAGTTCGAGCCATTTGATTTAGGAAATCAATCATGTGCAAGGGACTTTTATAACCCAGAAGCTACATTCTCAAGAAGACATCGGTCTCCAACCGAATTCCCAATCAAAGTTTGTCACTATTTTAATAAGGGGTTTTGCAAGCATGGAAGTAATTGTAGGTACTTTCACGGGAACCCTTTTCTGGATAGCTTCTACCAGATGTTTAGTCCTCGTCCAAATGAATTTGACAGTGAAGACCAGGTGTTTTCACCTCGGTCGCTTGAAAAGTTGGAATATGAGATTTCTGAGCTGTTGAAATCCAGAAGAGGGAATCCTGTTTCAATCGCGTCGCTTCCCATGTTGTACTATGAGAAGTATGGGAGGACTCTTCAGGCTGAAGGGTACCTCACTGAAAGCCAGAGGCATGGGAAAGCTGGTTTTAGTTTGACGAAGCTCCTCGCCCGGTTGAACAACAGTGTTCGGTTGATTGACAG ACCTCATGGGCAGCATTCAGTTGTTTTAGCGGAAGATGTGCCAAAATATATGGAAAACTGTGGTGAAAGAAATGACCCAGGCCAGATAGTTAGTGGATCACGACAGATATATCTGACTTTTCCGTCTGAAAGCACGTTCACAGAGGAAGATGTCTCCAACTACTTTGA TTCCTTTGGGCCAGTTGAAGATGTGAGGATTCCTTGCCAACAGAAACGGATGTTTGGGTTCGTGACGTTTGTTAGTGCAGATACTGTGAGAATGATTCTGTCAAGGGGAAATCCGCATTATGTTTGTGGTGCTCGTGTTCTTGTAAAACCGTATCGGGAAAAATCGAAGCTTTTTGACAG GAAATACCCAGAGAAACTGGAGCATCAGATGAGTCAGAATTCGCTCTATTTTGACATGGATTCCGAGATTCACCCTA GATGGGAATCCTCAAGATTGATGAGGGAGCCGTTTATGGATGAGAATGAACATGGCCTTGAAGTTCAGACAAGGAGACTGTCAGGGCTGCAGTTATCACGAAGACCTCTGGCCAACCAAGAGTCCTATTTTGGCTACTCCATGGACGAGCTCAAAGCTTCAGAAGGTTTAATTTACTCAGAAG ATCATTCTAAGTTTTCATCAGCAGAACGTTTCAACCATCTGCTCGATGTTCATTGTGAGCCCACGAGTGATGATGATCCCAAGCTCATAAGAACCATTCACACTGACCAGGAGAG
- the LOC131329641 gene encoding zinc finger CCCH domain-containing protein 18-like isoform X3: protein MACSLIFVHMLLTEEIRGSGRCEMDSFEASTIVFSRIRKLEPENVTNKIVGYLLLQDCRQEMIRLAFGPDHLITNLIHRIKIQLGLVSKPSVSIPMSPVPAPDLPFMRFSPVSSPTTLRLPNHYWESRVNPEPIHNPHFVPIAYSDSVPEDFRLENRSHFMRLEDQFEPFDLGNQSCARDFYNPEATFSRRHRSPTEFPIKVCHYFNKGFCKHGSNCRYFHGNPFLDSFYQMFSPRPNEFDSEDQVFSPRSLEKLEYEISELLKSRRGNPVSIASLPMLYYEKYGRTLQAEGYLTESQRHGKAGFSLTKLLARLNNSVRLIDRPHGQHSVVLAEDVPKYMENCGERNDPGQIVSGSRQIYLTFPSESTFTEEDVSNYFDSFGPVEDVRIPCQQKRMFGFVTFVSADTVRMILSRGNPHYVCGARVLVKPYREKSKLFDRKYPEKLEHQMSQNSLYFDMDSEIHPRWESSRLMREPFMDENEHGLEVQTRRLSGLQLSRRPLANQESYFGYSMDELKASEGLIYSEVQIPIRTILYADHSKFSSAERFNHLLDVHCEPTSDDDPKLIRTIHTDQESSQGVNLPESPFASPIVSSISTVLI from the exons ATGGCGTGTTCTCTAATATTTGTTCATATGCTACTGACTGAAGAGATTCGTGG GAGTGGGAGATGTGAGATGGACTCTTTTGAGGCTTCAACCATCGTCTTTAGTAGGATCAGGAAGTTAGAGCCAGAGAATGTAACAAACAAGATTGTAGGGTATCTCCTTTTACAAGACTGTCGCCAAGAAATGATTCGACTGGCTTTCGGTCCGGACCATCTAATCACAAATTTGATTCACAGAATCAAAATCCAGCTCGGGCTAGTGTCGAAACCATCTGTTTCCATCCCAATGAGCCCGGTTCCTGCTCCGGATCTTCCATTTATGCGTTTCTCACCGGTTTCATCCCCTACAACATTAAGGTTACCAAATCACTACTGGGAATCCCGAGTAAATCCGGAGCCCATACATAATCCACATTTTGTACCCATTGCCTATTCTGATTCAGTTCCTGAAGATTTTAGGCTCGAAAATCGGTCCCATTTCATGAGATTGGAGGATCAGTTCGAGCCATTTGATTTAGGAAATCAATCATGTGCAAGGGACTTTTATAACCCAGAAGCTACATTCTCAAGAAGACATCGGTCTCCAACCGAATTCCCAATCAAAGTTTGTCACTATTTTAATAAGGGGTTTTGCAAGCATGGAAGTAATTGTAGGTACTTTCACGGGAACCCTTTTCTGGATAGCTTCTACCAGATGTTTAGTCCTCGTCCAAATGAATTTGACAGTGAAGACCAGGTGTTTTCACCTCGGTCGCTTGAAAAGTTGGAATATGAGATTTCTGAGCTGTTGAAATCCAGAAGAGGGAATCCTGTTTCAATCGCGTCGCTTCCCATGTTGTACTATGAGAAGTATGGGAGGACTCTTCAGGCTGAAGGGTACCTCACTGAAAGCCAGAGGCATGGGAAAGCTGGTTTTAGTTTGACGAAGCTCCTCGCCCGGTTGAACAACAGTGTTCGGTTGATTGACAG ACCTCATGGGCAGCATTCAGTTGTTTTAGCGGAAGATGTGCCAAAATATATGGAAAACTGTGGTGAAAGAAATGACCCAGGCCAGATAGTTAGTGGATCACGACAGATATATCTGACTTTTCCGTCTGAAAGCACGTTCACAGAGGAAGATGTCTCCAACTACTTTGA TTCCTTTGGGCCAGTTGAAGATGTGAGGATTCCTTGCCAACAGAAACGGATGTTTGGGTTCGTGACGTTTGTTAGTGCAGATACTGTGAGAATGATTCTGTCAAGGGGAAATCCGCATTATGTTTGTGGTGCTCGTGTTCTTGTAAAACCGTATCGGGAAAAATCGAAGCTTTTTGACAG GAAATACCCAGAGAAACTGGAGCATCAGATGAGTCAGAATTCGCTCTATTTTGACATGGATTCCGAGATTCACCCTA GATGGGAATCCTCAAGATTGATGAGGGAGCCGTTTATGGATGAGAATGAACATGGCCTTGAAGTTCAGACAAGGAGACTGTCAGGGCTGCAGTTATCACGAAGACCTCTGGCCAACCAAGAGTCCTATTTTGGCTACTCCATGGACGAGCTCAAAGCTTCAGAAGGTTTAATTTACTCAGAAG TTCAGATTCCTATTCGAACCATTTTGTATGCAGATCATTCTAAGTTTTCATCAGCAGAACGTTTCAACCATCTGCTCGATGTTCATTGTGAGCCCACGAGTGATGATGATCCCAAGCTCATAAGAACCATTCACACTGACCAGGAGAG
- the LOC131329641 gene encoding zinc finger CCCH domain-containing protein 18-like isoform X4, whose amino-acid sequence MRRVLRDLMTEKATRSRFRQIGSGRCEMDSFEASTIVFSRIRKLEPENVTNKIVGYLLLQDCRQEMIRLAFGPDHLITNLIHRIKIQLGLVSKPSVSIPMSPVPAPDLPFMRFSPVSSPTTLRLPNHYWESRVNPEPIHNPHFVPIAYSDSVPEDFRLENRSHFMRLEDQFEPFDLGNQSCARDFYNPEATFSRRHRSPTEFPIKVCHYFNKGFCKHGSNCRYFHGNPFLDSFYQMFSPRPNEFDSEDQVFSPRSLEKLEYEISELLKSRRGNPVSIASLPMLYYEKYGRTLQAEGYLTESQRHGKAGFSLTKLLARLNNSVRLIDRPHGQHSVVLAEDVPKYMENCGERNDPGQIVSGSRQIYLTFPSESTFTEEDVSNYFDSFGPVEDVRIPCQQKRMFGFVTFVSADTVRMILSRGNPHYVCGARVLVKPYREKSKLFDRKYPEKLEHQMSQNSLYFDMDSEIHPRWESSRLMREPFMDENEHGLEVQTRRLSGLQLSRRPLANQESYFGYSMDELKASEGLIYSEDHSKFSSAERFNHLLDVHCEPTSDDDPKLIRTIHTDQESSQGVNLPESPFASPIVSSISTVLI is encoded by the exons ATGAGAAGAGTCTTACGTGATCTGATGACCGAAAAAGCGACTAGATCCCGGTTCAGACAAATTGG GAGTGGGAGATGTGAGATGGACTCTTTTGAGGCTTCAACCATCGTCTTTAGTAGGATCAGGAAGTTAGAGCCAGAGAATGTAACAAACAAGATTGTAGGGTATCTCCTTTTACAAGACTGTCGCCAAGAAATGATTCGACTGGCTTTCGGTCCGGACCATCTAATCACAAATTTGATTCACAGAATCAAAATCCAGCTCGGGCTAGTGTCGAAACCATCTGTTTCCATCCCAATGAGCCCGGTTCCTGCTCCGGATCTTCCATTTATGCGTTTCTCACCGGTTTCATCCCCTACAACATTAAGGTTACCAAATCACTACTGGGAATCCCGAGTAAATCCGGAGCCCATACATAATCCACATTTTGTACCCATTGCCTATTCTGATTCAGTTCCTGAAGATTTTAGGCTCGAAAATCGGTCCCATTTCATGAGATTGGAGGATCAGTTCGAGCCATTTGATTTAGGAAATCAATCATGTGCAAGGGACTTTTATAACCCAGAAGCTACATTCTCAAGAAGACATCGGTCTCCAACCGAATTCCCAATCAAAGTTTGTCACTATTTTAATAAGGGGTTTTGCAAGCATGGAAGTAATTGTAGGTACTTTCACGGGAACCCTTTTCTGGATAGCTTCTACCAGATGTTTAGTCCTCGTCCAAATGAATTTGACAGTGAAGACCAGGTGTTTTCACCTCGGTCGCTTGAAAAGTTGGAATATGAGATTTCTGAGCTGTTGAAATCCAGAAGAGGGAATCCTGTTTCAATCGCGTCGCTTCCCATGTTGTACTATGAGAAGTATGGGAGGACTCTTCAGGCTGAAGGGTACCTCACTGAAAGCCAGAGGCATGGGAAAGCTGGTTTTAGTTTGACGAAGCTCCTCGCCCGGTTGAACAACAGTGTTCGGTTGATTGACAG ACCTCATGGGCAGCATTCAGTTGTTTTAGCGGAAGATGTGCCAAAATATATGGAAAACTGTGGTGAAAGAAATGACCCAGGCCAGATAGTTAGTGGATCACGACAGATATATCTGACTTTTCCGTCTGAAAGCACGTTCACAGAGGAAGATGTCTCCAACTACTTTGA TTCCTTTGGGCCAGTTGAAGATGTGAGGATTCCTTGCCAACAGAAACGGATGTTTGGGTTCGTGACGTTTGTTAGTGCAGATACTGTGAGAATGATTCTGTCAAGGGGAAATCCGCATTATGTTTGTGGTGCTCGTGTTCTTGTAAAACCGTATCGGGAAAAATCGAAGCTTTTTGACAG GAAATACCCAGAGAAACTGGAGCATCAGATGAGTCAGAATTCGCTCTATTTTGACATGGATTCCGAGATTCACCCTA GATGGGAATCCTCAAGATTGATGAGGGAGCCGTTTATGGATGAGAATGAACATGGCCTTGAAGTTCAGACAAGGAGACTGTCAGGGCTGCAGTTATCACGAAGACCTCTGGCCAACCAAGAGTCCTATTTTGGCTACTCCATGGACGAGCTCAAAGCTTCAGAAGGTTTAATTTACTCAGAAG ATCATTCTAAGTTTTCATCAGCAGAACGTTTCAACCATCTGCTCGATGTTCATTGTGAGCCCACGAGTGATGATGATCCCAAGCTCATAAGAACCATTCACACTGACCAGGAGAG
- the LOC131329641 gene encoding zinc finger CCCH domain-containing protein 18-like isoform X8 — MRRVLRDLMTEKATRSRFRQIGSGRCEMDSFEASTIVFSRIRKLEPENVTNKIVGYLLLQDCRQEMIRLAFGPDHLITNLIHRIKIQLGLVSKPSVSIPMSPVPAPDLPFMRFSPVSSPTTLRLPNHYWESRVNPEPIHNPHFVPIAYSDSVPEDFRLENRSHFMRLEDQFEPFDLGNQSCARDFYNPEATFSRRHRSPTEFPIKVCHYFNKGFCKHGSNCRYFHGNPFLDSFYQMFSPRPNEFDSEDQVFSPRSLEKLEYEISELLKSRRGNPVSIASLPMLYYEKYGRTLQAEGYLTESQRHGKAGFSLTKLLARLNNSVRLIDRPHGQHSVVLAEDVPKYMENCGERNDPGQIVSGSRQIYLTFPSESTFTEEDVSNYFDSFGPVEDVRIPCQQKRMFGFVTFVSADTVRMILSRGNPHYVCGARVLVKPYREKSKLFDRKYPEKLEHQMSQNSLYFDMDSEIHPRWESSRLMREPFMDENEHGLEVQTRRLSGLQLSRRPLANQESYFGYSMDELKASEDHSKFSSAERFNHLLDVHCEPTSDDDPKLIRTIHTDQESSQGVNLPESPFASPIVSSISTVLI, encoded by the exons ATGAGAAGAGTCTTACGTGATCTGATGACCGAAAAAGCGACTAGATCCCGGTTCAGACAAATTGG GAGTGGGAGATGTGAGATGGACTCTTTTGAGGCTTCAACCATCGTCTTTAGTAGGATCAGGAAGTTAGAGCCAGAGAATGTAACAAACAAGATTGTAGGGTATCTCCTTTTACAAGACTGTCGCCAAGAAATGATTCGACTGGCTTTCGGTCCGGACCATCTAATCACAAATTTGATTCACAGAATCAAAATCCAGCTCGGGCTAGTGTCGAAACCATCTGTTTCCATCCCAATGAGCCCGGTTCCTGCTCCGGATCTTCCATTTATGCGTTTCTCACCGGTTTCATCCCCTACAACATTAAGGTTACCAAATCACTACTGGGAATCCCGAGTAAATCCGGAGCCCATACATAATCCACATTTTGTACCCATTGCCTATTCTGATTCAGTTCCTGAAGATTTTAGGCTCGAAAATCGGTCCCATTTCATGAGATTGGAGGATCAGTTCGAGCCATTTGATTTAGGAAATCAATCATGTGCAAGGGACTTTTATAACCCAGAAGCTACATTCTCAAGAAGACATCGGTCTCCAACCGAATTCCCAATCAAAGTTTGTCACTATTTTAATAAGGGGTTTTGCAAGCATGGAAGTAATTGTAGGTACTTTCACGGGAACCCTTTTCTGGATAGCTTCTACCAGATGTTTAGTCCTCGTCCAAATGAATTTGACAGTGAAGACCAGGTGTTTTCACCTCGGTCGCTTGAAAAGTTGGAATATGAGATTTCTGAGCTGTTGAAATCCAGAAGAGGGAATCCTGTTTCAATCGCGTCGCTTCCCATGTTGTACTATGAGAAGTATGGGAGGACTCTTCAGGCTGAAGGGTACCTCACTGAAAGCCAGAGGCATGGGAAAGCTGGTTTTAGTTTGACGAAGCTCCTCGCCCGGTTGAACAACAGTGTTCGGTTGATTGACAG ACCTCATGGGCAGCATTCAGTTGTTTTAGCGGAAGATGTGCCAAAATATATGGAAAACTGTGGTGAAAGAAATGACCCAGGCCAGATAGTTAGTGGATCACGACAGATATATCTGACTTTTCCGTCTGAAAGCACGTTCACAGAGGAAGATGTCTCCAACTACTTTGA TTCCTTTGGGCCAGTTGAAGATGTGAGGATTCCTTGCCAACAGAAACGGATGTTTGGGTTCGTGACGTTTGTTAGTGCAGATACTGTGAGAATGATTCTGTCAAGGGGAAATCCGCATTATGTTTGTGGTGCTCGTGTTCTTGTAAAACCGTATCGGGAAAAATCGAAGCTTTTTGACAG GAAATACCCAGAGAAACTGGAGCATCAGATGAGTCAGAATTCGCTCTATTTTGACATGGATTCCGAGATTCACCCTA GATGGGAATCCTCAAGATTGATGAGGGAGCCGTTTATGGATGAGAATGAACATGGCCTTGAAGTTCAGACAAGGAGACTGTCAGGGCTGCAGTTATCACGAAGACCTCTGGCCAACCAAGAGTCCTATTTTGGCTACTCCATGGACGAGCTCAAAGCTTCAGAAG ATCATTCTAAGTTTTCATCAGCAGAACGTTTCAACCATCTGCTCGATGTTCATTGTGAGCCCACGAGTGATGATGATCCCAAGCTCATAAGAACCATTCACACTGACCAGGAGAG
- the LOC131329641 gene encoding zinc finger CCCH domain-containing protein 18-like isoform X6, protein MACSLIFVHMLLTEEIRGSGRCEMDSFEASTIVFSRIRKLEPENVTNKIVGYLLLQDCRQEMIRLAFGPDHLITNLIHRIKIQLGLVSKPSVSIPMSPVPAPDLPFMRFSPVSSPTTLRLPNHYWESRVNPEPIHNPHFVPIAYSDSVPEDFRLENRSHFMRLEDQFEPFDLGNQSCARDFYNPEATFSRRHRSPTEFPIKVCHYFNKGFCKHGSNCRYFHGNPFLDSFYQMFSPRPNEFDSEDQVFSPRSLEKLEYEISELLKSRRGNPVSIASLPMLYYEKYGRTLQAEGYLTESQRHGKAGFSLTKLLARLNNSVRLIDRPHGQHSVVLAEDVPKYMENCGERNDPGQIVSGSRQIYLTFPSESTFTEEDVSNYFDSFGPVEDVRIPCQQKRMFGFVTFVSADTVRMILSRGNPHYVCGARVLVKPYREKSKLFDRKYPEKLEHQMSQNSLYFDMDSEIHPRWESSRLMREPFMDENEHGLEVQTRRLSGLQLSRRPLANQESYFGYSMDELKASEGLIYSEDHSKFSSAERFNHLLDVHCEPTSDDDPKLIRTIHTDQESSQGVNLPESPFASPIVSSISTVLI, encoded by the exons ATGGCGTGTTCTCTAATATTTGTTCATATGCTACTGACTGAAGAGATTCGTGG GAGTGGGAGATGTGAGATGGACTCTTTTGAGGCTTCAACCATCGTCTTTAGTAGGATCAGGAAGTTAGAGCCAGAGAATGTAACAAACAAGATTGTAGGGTATCTCCTTTTACAAGACTGTCGCCAAGAAATGATTCGACTGGCTTTCGGTCCGGACCATCTAATCACAAATTTGATTCACAGAATCAAAATCCAGCTCGGGCTAGTGTCGAAACCATCTGTTTCCATCCCAATGAGCCCGGTTCCTGCTCCGGATCTTCCATTTATGCGTTTCTCACCGGTTTCATCCCCTACAACATTAAGGTTACCAAATCACTACTGGGAATCCCGAGTAAATCCGGAGCCCATACATAATCCACATTTTGTACCCATTGCCTATTCTGATTCAGTTCCTGAAGATTTTAGGCTCGAAAATCGGTCCCATTTCATGAGATTGGAGGATCAGTTCGAGCCATTTGATTTAGGAAATCAATCATGTGCAAGGGACTTTTATAACCCAGAAGCTACATTCTCAAGAAGACATCGGTCTCCAACCGAATTCCCAATCAAAGTTTGTCACTATTTTAATAAGGGGTTTTGCAAGCATGGAAGTAATTGTAGGTACTTTCACGGGAACCCTTTTCTGGATAGCTTCTACCAGATGTTTAGTCCTCGTCCAAATGAATTTGACAGTGAAGACCAGGTGTTTTCACCTCGGTCGCTTGAAAAGTTGGAATATGAGATTTCTGAGCTGTTGAAATCCAGAAGAGGGAATCCTGTTTCAATCGCGTCGCTTCCCATGTTGTACTATGAGAAGTATGGGAGGACTCTTCAGGCTGAAGGGTACCTCACTGAAAGCCAGAGGCATGGGAAAGCTGGTTTTAGTTTGACGAAGCTCCTCGCCCGGTTGAACAACAGTGTTCGGTTGATTGACAG ACCTCATGGGCAGCATTCAGTTGTTTTAGCGGAAGATGTGCCAAAATATATGGAAAACTGTGGTGAAAGAAATGACCCAGGCCAGATAGTTAGTGGATCACGACAGATATATCTGACTTTTCCGTCTGAAAGCACGTTCACAGAGGAAGATGTCTCCAACTACTTTGA TTCCTTTGGGCCAGTTGAAGATGTGAGGATTCCTTGCCAACAGAAACGGATGTTTGGGTTCGTGACGTTTGTTAGTGCAGATACTGTGAGAATGATTCTGTCAAGGGGAAATCCGCATTATGTTTGTGGTGCTCGTGTTCTTGTAAAACCGTATCGGGAAAAATCGAAGCTTTTTGACAG GAAATACCCAGAGAAACTGGAGCATCAGATGAGTCAGAATTCGCTCTATTTTGACATGGATTCCGAGATTCACCCTA GATGGGAATCCTCAAGATTGATGAGGGAGCCGTTTATGGATGAGAATGAACATGGCCTTGAAGTTCAGACAAGGAGACTGTCAGGGCTGCAGTTATCACGAAGACCTCTGGCCAACCAAGAGTCCTATTTTGGCTACTCCATGGACGAGCTCAAAGCTTCAGAAGGTTTAATTTACTCAGAAG ATCATTCTAAGTTTTCATCAGCAGAACGTTTCAACCATCTGCTCGATGTTCATTGTGAGCCCACGAGTGATGATGATCCCAAGCTCATAAGAACCATTCACACTGACCAGGAGAG